In the genome of Pichia kudriavzevii chromosome 4, complete sequence, one region contains:
- a CDS encoding uncharacterized protein (PKUD0D03530; similar to Saccharomyces cerevisiae YOR207C (RET1); ancestral locus Anc_8.619), with protein MTISVKREREEGIDNDAFDELLEPMYKGKSLTDPINTAEDKWNLLPAFLKVKGLVKQHLDSYNYFVDVDLKKIIRANEKVLSDVDPDFYLKYLDIRVGYKSKADPKQIEVQFPPHECRLRDMTYGAPIYVDVEYTRGRKIIIHRDLEIGRMPIMLRSNKCVLNGRTENEMAYLNECPLDPGGYFIVNGTEKVILVQEQLSKNRIIVEADDKKSIVQASVTSSTHERKSKTYVVTKNDKIYLKHNSISEEVPIVIVLKAAGIVSDLEILQLVCGDDSVYQDIFAINFEEASKLGVYTQREALEYIGRKVKTIRRLNAPKLSVLQEGIEAIASTLIAHLSVENLDFREKALYIAIMTRRVVMTMHNPKLVDDRDYVGNKRLELAGQLMSLLFEDLFKKFNNDFKMNLDKILKKPSRASEFDALLHINIHSNNITTGLNRAISTGNWSLKRFKMERAGVTHVLSRLSYISALGMMTRISSQFEKSRKVSGPRALQPSQFGMLCTSDTPEGEACGLVKNLALMTHITTDDEETPIRKLCYILGAENINIADSSTLHRNGTFGVYLNGTLIATTRFPNKFVKTFRFLRRTGKVSAFVSIYTNVHQNAVHIAADGGRICRPLIIVENGESKVKEDHLRKLKNGDWEFDDFLVNGLVEYLDVNEENDSLIALYENDIIMATTHLEIEPFTVLGAVAGLIPYPHHNQSPRNTYQCAMGKQAIGAIAYNQFRRIDTLLYTMCYPQQPMVKSKTIELIQYDKLPAGQNATVAVMSYSGYDIEDALVLNKSSIDRGFGRCQVFRKNTAILKRYPNQSKDILAGMRVNEDGEPIWQHTPLGPDGLGEVGMRIQSGQIYVNKCVPTNASESVLGGPQQQQQQPQQTHRDQPMTYRAPEPSYIDQVMMSVSDNDQALIKVLLRQTRRPELGDKFSSRHGQKGVCGIIVQQEDMPFNDQGVCPDIIMNPHGFPSRMTVGKMLELVSGKAGVLDGSLQYGTCFGGSKLEDMSKILVDKGFNYSGKDMLYSGITGECLQAYIFFGPIYYQKLKHMVLDKMHARARGPRAVLTRQPTEGRSRDGGLRLGEMERDCVIAYGASQLLLERLMLSSDAFDVDVCNSCGLMGYNGWCPTCKTSENIIKMTIPYAAKLLFQELISMNIAPRLKLGDVF; from the coding sequence ATGACAATATCAGTGAAAAGAGAGCGTGAAGAAGgtattgataatgatgcCTTTGACGAGCTCCTAGAACCTATGTATAAGGGGAAATCTTTAACCGATCCGATCAATACAGCTGAAGATAAATGGAATCTACTACCTGCGTTTTTGAAAGTTAAAGGTTTGGTTAAACAACATTTGGACTCTTATAActattttgttgatgttgatttgaagaagatcatCAGGGCAAACGAAAAGGTCCTGAGTGACGTCGACCCAGATTTTTACTTAAAGTATTTGGATATTAGGGTCGGTTATAAGAGTAAGGCTGATCCAAAACAAATAGAAGTTCAATTTCCACCTCATGAATGTAGGTTGAGGGATATGACTTATGGTGCACCTATATATGTCGATGTTGAATATActagaggaagaaaaattattataCATAgagatttggaaattggTAGAATGCCAATTATGTTACGATCAAATAAATGTGTTTTGAATGGTAGAACTGAGAATGAAATGGCATATCTAAATGAATGTCCGCTTGATCCAGGTGGGTATTTTATTGTTAATGGTACTGAAAAAGTTATTTTAGTCCAGGAACAATTGAGTAAAAATAGAATTATTGTTGAAGCTGATGATAAGAAAAGTATTGTTCAGGCCTCAGTCACCTCTTCCACACACGAAAGAAAATCTAAAACCTATGTTGTCACCAAAAATGATAAGATCTATCTAAAGCATAATTCCATTAGCGAGGAAGTTCcaattgttattgttttgAAGGCCGCAGGTATTGTTTCCGATTTAGAAATTTTACAGCTTGTCTGTGGTGATGATTCGGTTTACCAGGACATTTTTGcaatcaattttgaagagGCTTCTAAGTTGGGTGTCTACACCCAAAGAGAAGCTTTGGAGTATATAGGTAGAAAGGTCAAGACCATTAGAAGATTAAATGCTCCAAAGTTGTCGGTCTTACAGGAAGGTATTGAGGCAATTGCTTCGACTCTAATTGCTCATTTGTCTGTAGAAAATTTAGATTTCAGAGAAAAGGCTTTATATATTGCAATTATGACTAGAAGAGTCGTCATGACTATGCATAATCCAAAACTAGTGGATGACAGAGATTATGTTGGTAATAAACGTCTAGAATTGGCGGGTCAATTGATGTCTctattatttgaagatttattcaagaaattcaataATGATTTTAAAATGAACTTGgataaaatattgaaaaaaccTAGTAGAGCTTCTGAATTTGATGCTTTGTTACACATCAATATTCATTCTAACAACATCACCACCGGTTTGAATAGAGCTATATCAACAGGTAATTGGTCTTTGAAGAGATTTAAGATGGAAAGGGCAGGTGTTACGCATGTTTTGTCAAGACTATCATATATTTCTGCTTTGGGTATGATGACCAGAATCTCCTcccaatttgaaaaatcaagaaaagtTTCGGGTCCAAGAGCTTTACAACCATCTCAATTTGGTATGCTCTGTACTTCTGATACCCCTGAGGGTGAGGCGTGTGGTTTAGTTAAAAACTTAGCTTTAATGACACATATTACAACtgacgatgaagaaactccaattagaaaattatGTTATATCTTAGGTGcagaaaatatcaatattgCTGATTCCTCGACATTGCACAGGAACGGTACATTTGGTGTTTATCTTAATGGTACATTGATTGCTACTACCAGATTCCCGAACAAGTTTGTCAAAACTTTTAGATTTTTGAGGCGGACGGGTAAAGTTTCAGCTTTTGTTTCAATCTACACCAATGTTCATCAAAACGCTGTTCATATTGCTGCTGATGGTGGTCGTATTTGTAGACCATTGatcattgttgaaaatggtgaatcGAAAGTTAAGGAAGATCATCTGCGTAAATTGAAAAACGGCGATTGggaatttgatgatttcctAGTTAATGGACTAGTTGAATACTTAGACGTTAATGAGGAGAATGATTCTTTGATTGCCCTCTATGAAAATGACATCATAATGGCAACAACACATTTGGAAATCGAACCGTTCACTGTTTTGGGGGCTGTCGCAGGTTTAATTCCATACCCTCATCACAACCAATCTCCAAGAAATACCTATCAATGTGCCATGGGTAAACAAGCAATTGGTGCAATTGCTTATAACCAATTTAGAAGAATTGATACGTTGTTGTACACAATGTGTTATCCACAGCAGCCGAtggtgaaatcaaaaaccATTGAGCTTATTCAATATGATAAGTTACCTGCAGGCCAAAATGCCACTGTTGCAGTTATGTCTTATTCGGGTtatgatattgaagatgcgTTAGTTCTAAATAAATCGTCAATTGATAGAGGTTTTGGTAGATGCCAAGTTTTCAGGAAAAATACtgcaattttgaaaagatatCCAAATCAGTCAAAAGATATCTTGGCGGGTATGCGTGTCAATGAAGACGGCGAACCAATTTGGCAACATACCCCACTAGGTCCAGATGGATTGGGTGAAGTCGGTATGAGGATCCAAAGTGGACAAATTTACGTCAATAAATGTGTCCCAACAAATGCATCTGAATCAGTATTAGGTGGTCcgcaacaacagcaacaacagccCCAGCAAACTCATAGAGATCAGCCAATGACTTACCGAGCTCCAGAGCCTTCGTATATTGATCAGGTCATGATGTCTGTCAGTGATAATGATCAGGCATTGATTAAAGTTTTGCTAAGACAAACTCGTCGTCCAGAATTGGGTGATAAATTTTCATCTAGACATGGTCAGAAGGGTGTCTGCGGTATCATTGTTCAACAGGAAGATATGCCATTTAATGATCAAGGTGTATGCCCGGATATTATTATGAACCCCCATGGTTTCCCATCTCGTATGACTGTGGGTAAAATGCTTGAATTAGTTTCGGGAAAAGCTGGTGTTCTAGATGGTTCGTTACAGTATGGTACATGTTTTGGTGGTTCTAAGTTAGAAGATATGTCAAAGATTCTAGTTGATAAAGGCTTCAATTATTCCGGTAAGGACATGCTCTATAGTGGTATTACAGGTGAATGTTTACAGGCttacattttctttggtcCTATTTATTACCAAAAATTAAAGCATATGGTTTTGGATAAAATGCATGCTAGAGCACGAGGTCCTAGAGCCGTTCTCACTAGACAGCCGACTGAAGGTAGGTCTAGAGATGGTGGTTTAAGATTGGGAGAGATGGAAAGAGATTGTGTTATTGCCTACGGAGCATCACAATTGTTGCTAGAGAGATTGATGCTGAGTTCAGATGCCTTTGACGTTGATGTTTGTAACTCATGTGGTTTAATGGGCTATAATGGTTGGTGTCCAACCTGTAAAACAAGTGaaaatattattaaaaTGACAATACCGTATGCAGCTAAGTTGTTATTCCAAGAACTGATTTCGATGAATATTGCACCACGTTTGAAATTAGGTGATGTCTTTTAG
- a CDS encoding uncharacterized protein (PKUD0D03510; similar to Saccharomyces cerevisiae YOR206W (NOC2); ancestral locus Anc_8.617), whose protein sequence is MAKVGKSTKKFQAKHLKHTIKERKRVQDHNKKIAQRKGGKKGSTPSVPVDKNQKNAEVFDDVNVEEFFDKEEKIPEMKKKAAVAEESEEESSGEEEDKDLDMDALAKEDPEFYKYLKDNDKDLLEFKAVNPLDAISDEEDDDEEGDEDENQDAEASASKQASESVEARKAIVVDTKLVKKWQEDLKSDTPSIKTLKNVVIAYKAAIKPDSRDEHKYAVTDEKVFKNLMFVVLQDFPLAVQKYTPFKVSSNGIRNISGNKKKIAQVSSIIKVHIPSLLTLLSDASNTETCALVLQSVQELLPYLISFRKLLKAIVNSIVDIWSSSSSLETQISAFAWMNNACKEYPKSVLEIVLRATYSYFLKNCGKTNAHTVPLLNFQKNSAAELYSLNPTLGYQVGFEFIRQLALHLRGSVNNPTKDSYKAIYNWKFTHGLDFWSRVISVQSTLEEKENPLKQLIYPLVQVTIGTIKLIPTAQFFPLRFYLVRSLIRLSQHTGVYIPLFPLLSEVLHSSMFSRGPKRENLPAVDFECNIKVNKQYLNTRVFVDGVCEELVELLGEYFVLYAKSVAFPELTTPPLIFLRRFIKKNSAAKHNVKFNRQLTTLIDKLTANAKYIEKHRATIEYGPKNKVAVSKFLQEISWDKTPLGAYVATQRLVKEEKLKLLRESMEEDGKNSKNMKTAFDSDKDIEMSDASQDDD, encoded by the coding sequence ATGGCTAAAGTAGGAAAGTCGACCAAAAAGTTCCAAGCTAAGCATTTGAAGCATACCATTAAGGAGAGGAAAAGGGTGCAAGACCATAATAAGAAGATTGCACAAAGAAAAGGTGGTAAGAAAGGATCAACACCATCGGTACCAGTTGACAAGAACCAAAAGAATGCAGAAGTTTTCGACGATgtcaatgttgaagaattctttgataaagaggagaaaattcctgaaatgaaaaagaaagcaGCTGTAGCAGAAGAATCAGAGGAGGAATCTTCgggtgaagaagaagataaagatTTGGACATGGATGCATTGGCCAAGGAAGATCCTGAATTTTACAAGTATTTAAAGGATAACGACAAAGATCTATTAGAATTCAAAGCAGTGAATCCACTAGATGCCATCAgtgatgaggaagatgatgatgaggaaggagacgaagatgaaaatCAAGATGCAGAAGCATCAGCTAGTAAACAAGCTAGTGAGAGTGTGGAAGCGAGAAAAGCGATTGTTGTGGACACCAAGCTAGTGAAGAAATGGCAAGAAGATCTCAAGTCTGATACTCCTTCCATCAAGACTTTAAAAAATGTTGTCATTGCTTACAAGGCAGCTATCAAGCCAGACTCCAGAGATGAGCATAAATATGCTGTTACTGACgaaaaagtttttaaaAACTTAATGTTTGTTGTCTTGCAAGATTTCCCTCTAGCAGTTCAAAAATACACGCCATTTAAGGTTTCCTCCAATGGTATTAGAAATATCTCCGgtaacaaaaagaaaatagcGCAGGTTTCTTCAATTATTAAAGTTCATATACCATCTCTATTGACTTTACTTAGTGATGCCTCTAATACAGAAACATGTGCCCTAGTTTTGCAGTCAGTCCAAGAACTGCTTCCATACTTAATTTCATTCAGAAAATTACTCAAAGCTATCGTAAATTCTATTGTTGATATATGGAGTTCTTCGTCATCTCTTGAGACCCAAATCTCTGCCTTTGCGTGGATGAACAATGCCTGTAAAGAGTATCCAAAATCTGTTCTAGAAATTGTTCTAAGAGCTACATATTCTTACTTCTTGAAGAATTGTGGTAAAACCAATGCTCATACTGTTCCTTTACTTAACTTCCAGAAGAATTCTGCAGCTGAATTATATAGCCTGAACCCAACTTTGGGGTATCAGGttggttttgaatttatcagaCAACTGGCACTTCATTTAAGAGGTAGTGTTAATAATCCAACAAAAGACAGTTATAAGGCCATTTACAACTGGAAATTCACGCATGGTCTTGATTTTTGGTCCAGAGTTATTTCGGTGCAATCGACTTTagaagagaaggagaacCCGCTGAAGCAATTGATCTATCCATTGGTTCAAGTTACGATTGGTACAATCAAACTTATTCCAACTGCACAATTTTTCCCATTGAGATTTTATCTAGTCAGATCGTTGATTAGACTATCGCAACATACTGGCGTCTACATTCCACTATTCCCATTATTGAGTGAAGTATTACATTCCAGCATGTTCTCTAGAGGTCCAAAACGTGAAAACCTCCCAgctgttgattttgaatgtAATATTAAGGTCAACAAGCAATACCTGAACACTAGAGTCTTTGTTGATGGCGTTTGTGAAGAATTAGTGGAACTTTTAGGTGAATACTTTGTCTTGTACGCTAAGTCCGTTGCCTTCCCTGAACTAACTACACCACCGTTGATCTTCTTGAGAAGGTTCATCAAGAAGAACAGTGCCGCAAAACATAATGTAAAATTCAATAGACAATTGACTACGTTAATTGATAAGCTCACTGCTAATGCAAaatacattgaaaaacaCAGAGCAACCATTGAATATGGACCTAAAAACAAGGTTGCAGTAAGTAAGTTTTTACAAGAAATCAGCTGGGATAAAACACCTTTAGGAGCATACGTTGCTACACAAAGGTTAGtcaaggaagaaaaattaaagcTTCTCAGAGAATCCATGGAAGAAGATGGCAAGAACTccaaaaatatgaaaacGGCATTCGATTCCGACAAAGATATCGAAATGTCTGATGCTTCCCAGGATGATGATTAG
- a CDS encoding uncharacterized protein (PKUD0D03520; similar to Saccharomyces cerevisiae YPL121C (MEI5); ancestral locus Anc_8.618): MPTHDLSDTCCGGSNEKTKEPLSPSRTTVSEHESSYAAQQELYGEIRSAPTKHTVDTQLPKISEKLVFPKQRKRPNSMDTIRTPKYSPKLKRPSTCGKEGVRNFSTPTPLKVKLIDTQIPLLSPNAESGHDEHTDVNTSLDSVNLSFDSSLDTPTVNRNRVTSPLSVRSFSTPLLDLRSNDEKKTQVQIKLNQISAKENLEEKERQLRRDILKYQNEVNTMKQVKKYRASQESDKLEDLIVKWRDIAERASNYMLNEAKLKIDRMGGVDEFRKRQKKSKLRKMKFEFDENLLYRIEEYMESEEYKNLDTYDQEEIKSKRREMQAMSEKLERGEIPLGDEDQESEDDNESNEFTMKDLYKQLKLDYRLVYGK; encoded by the coding sequence ATGCCGACTCATGATTTATCAGACACCTGCTGTGGTGGGTCAAATGAAAAGACAAAGGAGCCACTTTCGCCTTCAAGAACCACAGTATCAGAACATGAAAGTTCATATGCGGCTCAGCAAGAACTATATGGTGAAATCAGATCAGCACCAACAAAGCATACAGTCGACACACAGCTACCAAAGATAAGCGAGAAGTTGGTATTCCCTAAACAGAGGAAGCGTCCCAATTCCATGGATACTATCAGGACGCCTAAATACAGTCCGAAGCTGAAGAGGCCTTCAACATGTGGCAAGGAGGGCGTTCGAAATTTCTCAACTCCTACACCACTCAAAGTCAAATTGATAGATACCCAAATTCCACTTTTATCGCCAAATGCAGAGTCTGGCCATGATGAACATACAGATGTAAACACTTCGTTGGACTCTGTCAATTTGTCGTTTGATTCAAGTTTGGACACTCCTACTGTAAACCGTAATAGAGTCACTTCACCACTTTCTGTGCGCAGTTTCTCAACTCCATTGCTGGATCTAAGAAGTAAcgatgaaaagaaaacccAAGTTCAGATCAAACTGAACCAGATATCGGCCAAGGAAAACCTCgaagagaaggagagacAGTTGCGACGAGACATACTTAAATATCAAAATGAGGTGAACACCATGAAGCAAGTTAAAAAGTATAGAGCTTCACAAGAATCTGATAAACTCGAAGACTTGATTGTCAAATGGAGAGATATTGCGGAACGTGCATCTAACTACATGCTAAATGAAGCCAAGCTGAAAATTGACAGAATGGGTGGAGTCGATGAATTCagaaagagacaaaaaaaatcaaaactcagaaaaatgaaatttgaatttgatgaaaactTGCTCTATAGGATCGAAGAATATATGGAATCAGAAGAGTATAAAAATTTGGATACGTATGATCAAGAGGAAATAAAGTcgaaaagaagagaaatGCAAGCAATGagtgaaaaacttgaacGTGGAGAAATACCCTTGGGCGATGAAGATCAGGAAAGTGAGGATGATAACGAAAGCAATGAGTTTACGATGAAAGATCTTTACAAGCAACTAAAACTTGACTACAGATTAGTCTATGGAAAGTGA